In Nicotiana tabacum cultivar K326 chromosome 17, ASM71507v2, whole genome shotgun sequence, one DNA window encodes the following:
- the LOC107762762 gene encoding LOW QUALITY PROTEIN: elongation factor 1-alpha (The sequence of the model RefSeq protein was modified relative to this genomic sequence to represent the inferred CDS: deleted 2 bases in 1 codon): protein MGKEKVHINIVVIGHVDSGKSTTTGHLIYKLGGIDKRVIERFEKEAAEMNKRSFKYAWVLDKLKAERERGITIDIALWKFETTRYYCTVIDAPGHRDFIKNMITGTSQADCAVLIIDSTTGGFEAGISKDGQTREHALLAFTLGVKQMICCCNKMDATTPKYSKARYDEIVKEVSSYLKKVGYNPDKIPFVPISGFEGDNMIERSTNLDWYKGPTLLEALDQINEPKRPTDKPLRLPLQDVYKIGGIGTVPVGRVETGVLKPGMLVTFGPTGLTTEVKSVEMHHEALQEALPGDNVGFNVKNVAVKDLKRGYVASNSKDDPAKGAASFTSQVIIMNHPGQIGNGYAPVLDCHTSHIAVKFAEILTKIDRRSGKELEKEPKFLKNGDAGMVKMIPTKPMVVETFAEYPPLGRFAVRDMRQTVAVGVIKNVDKKDPTGAKVLVLCLVCQVAVLRTGYLTGGGELDLSLVFIVLRRCLGFPRQLRIFAIFVA from the exons ATGGGTAAAGAGAAGGTTCACATCAACATTGTGGTCATTGGCCATGTCGACTCTGGGAAGTCGACCACCACTGGTCACTTGATCTACAAGCTTGGTGGTATTGACAAGCGTGTTATTGAGAGGTTTGAGAAGGAAGCTGCTGAGATGAACAAGAGGTCATTCAAGTATGCCTGGGTGCTTGACAAACTTAAGGCTGAACGTGAGCGTGGTATCACCATTGATATTGCCTTGTGGAAGTTCGAGACCACTAGATATTACTGCACTGTGATTGATGCCCCTGGTCACAGGGACTTTATCAAGAACATGATCACTGGTACCTCCCAGGCTGACTGTGCTGTCCTGATTATTGACTCCACCACTGGTGGTTTTGAAGCCGGTATTTCCAAGGATGGCCAGACCCGTGAGCATGCATTGCTTGCTTTCACCCTTGGTGTTAAGCAAATGATTTGCTGTTGTAACAAG ATGGATGCTACCACCCCCAAGTACTCCAAGGCTAGGTATGATGAAATCGTGAAGGAAGTTTCTTCCTACCTCAAGAAGGTTGGTTACAACCCTGACAAGATTCCCTTTGTCCCCATCTCTGGTTTCGAGGGGGACAATATGATTGAGAGGTCTACCAACCTTGACTGGTACAAGGGGCCAACCCTCCTTGAGGCTCTTGACCAGATTAATGAGCCGAAGAGGCCCACAGACAAACCCCTACGTCTTCCACTTCAGGACGTTTACAAGATTGGTGGTATTGGTACCGTCCCTGTTGGTCGTGTTGAAACAGGTGTCCTCAAGCCTGGTATGCTTGTGACCTTTGGGCCTACTGGTCTGACAACTGAAGTCAAGTCTGTAGAGATGCACCACGAAGCTCTCCAGGAGGCACTCCCTGGTGACAATGTTGGGTTCAATGTTAAGAATGTTGCTGTTAAGGATCTCAAGCGTGGTTATGTTGCCTCAAACTCCAAGGATGACCCAGCCAAGGGGGCTGCCAGTTTCACCTCCCAGGTCATCATCATGAACCATCCTGGTCAGATTGGAAATGGATATGCACCAGTTCTCGACTGCCACACTTCCCACATTGCTGTCAAGTTCGCTGAGATCTTGACCAAGATTGACAGACGTTCTGGTAAGGAACTTGAGAAGGAGCCTAAGTTCTTGAAGAATGGTGATGCTGGTATGGTTAAGATGATTCCGACCAAGCCTATGGTTGTTGAGACCTTCGCTGAGTACCCACCATTGGGTCGTTTTGCTGTGAGGGACATGCGTCAGACTGTTGCTGTTGGTGTCATCAAGAATGTTGACAAGAAGGACCCAACTGGTGCCAAG GTTCTGGTTCTCTGCCTTGTATGTCAGGTAGCTGTTCTCAGAACTGGGTACTTGACAGGCGGTGGTGAGCTTGAC TTGAGTCTTGTCTTCATTGTGTTGAGGAGGTGCCTTGGTTTTCCACGGCAGCTCAggatttttgctatttttgttgCCTAA